Proteins found in one Podarcis muralis chromosome 5, rPodMur119.hap1.1, whole genome shotgun sequence genomic segment:
- the SLC26A8 gene encoding testis anion transporter 1 isoform X5 produces the protein MSYNSDDASSLPTQTGSFSILNAMVANFQNTLNLNLRMPFNGTVANFSDAAFMVSYMEVLTYTASTTFLVGIIQLLLCCIGLGFVTTYLSESLINAYLTAAALHVIISQFSFIFGIVIDFHSGPLAFFYNLVYYCMGLPKANSTSILLFLLSVLMLRVSKCIKITYKHSPVEFPMELLLIIVFTILSTHTHMYAESSMGVFSMAPQRFLHPTLPDFSNLKKILLHASSLAIVSYFLLIFVAKKYGNIHNYHIRHTQDLMAIGLCNVTSSFFKSFAVSCALSTTVIQEKTGGKTQLAALIGVSLMLAVVLKLGTYFQYLPNAVVAAIVLVNMFPFLEKFMDVPFLWRQDKYDFGIWIVTFLSVICLGLDIGLGISMGFAFFIISVRSHRMKMLTLGQIPNTNIYRSFSDYAEAIEIQGVKMFQCCASISTANMKHFKSYILHKMDLKAVPLDENEMRALISVSMSSVRQKKDLNCTCVCEPPEPLARVPYTEKLLRRVRTANEISSASSLALIRWSRIESRYPSEIHYIERETGQEYVKRKEDLNRLWFCSNPPVTRSTTHLHPLESETSTYMIHTIILDFSMVHFVDLQASYLLRELCHTFQNIGITLLIAACHPTVIRTFEKHDFFDQCVTKARFFPTLHDAVLYAVEPELLEETVPVEPSIILPEEVLAEVTLNEEKDRSQHSGRSPHSDRRSMQSNGNRETTSIKSAQSETYIDEPISDLFRTYSLQSDIEALPQHETSPIEEDEDDQDWDGKWKYNSDV, from the exons ATGTCCTACaactctgatgatgcctcttccttgcctacaCAGACAG GTTCTTTCAGCATTTTGAATGCAATGGTGGCAAATTTTCAGAACACCCTTAATCTTAACTTAAGAATGCCATTTAACGGAACTGTGGCCAACTTCTCAGATGCAGCGTTTATGGTCAGTTATATGGAAGTATTAACATACACTGCATCTACGACATTTTTGGTTGGGATTATACAG CTGTTATTGTGCTGCATTGGCTTGGGTTTTGTCACAACATATCTTTCAGAAAGTCTCATCAATGCTTACCTCACTGCAGCAGCGCTACATGTTATTATCTCCCagttctccttcatttttgggaTTGTAATTGACTTCCATTCAGGACCCTTGGCATTTTTTTAC AACTTGGTATATTATTGCATGGGTCTCCCAAAAGCTAATTCCACCAGTATACTGCTCTTCTTGCTATCTGTACTAATGCTGAGAGTCAGCAAATGCATTAAGATAACTTACAAACATAGTCCCGTTGAGTTTCCTATGGAGCTTCTTTTG ATTATTGTGTTTACCATACTTTCCACCCACACCCATATGTACGCTGAATCCAGTATGGGAGTTTTTTCAATGGCCCCCCAGAG ATTTCTGCATCCTACATTACCTGACTTTTCAAAcctgaaaaagattttattgcACGCTTCATCCCTGGCCATAGTGAGCTATTTTCTTCTCATTTTTGTGGCAAAGAAGTATGGAAATATCCACAACTATCACATCAGACACACTCAG GACTTGATGGCAATTGGGCTATGCAATGTCaccagttcattttttaaaagttttgctgTCAGTTGTGCTCTTTCTACAACTGTTATTCAGGAGAAGACAGGTGGAAAAACTCAG ctTGCAGCTCTCATTGGAGTTTCCTTAATGTTGGCAGTTGTGTTAAAGCTGGGAACCTACTTCCAGTACCTTCCTAAT GCTGTTGTGGCTGCTATTGTACTGGTCAACATGTTCCCATTTCTTGAAAAATTTATGGATGTCCCTTTCTTGTGGAGGCAAGATAAATATGATTTT GGAATTTGGATCGTGACCTTTCTGTCTGTAATCTGTCTTGGTCTGGATATTGGCTTGGGAATTTCTATGGGATTTGCCTTCTTCATAATAAGTGTGCGGTCACACAG AATGAAGATGTTGACACTGGGTCAGATTCCAAACACCAATATTTATCGCAGTTTTTCTGACTATGCTGAG gCTATAGAGATTCAGGGGGTGAAAATGTTCCAGTGCTGTGCCTCCATTTCAACTGCAAATATGAAACATTTCAAATCCTACATTTTACATAAG ATGGACCTGAAGGCTGTGCCACTTGATGAAAATGAAATGAGAGCTTTGATCTCAGTCAGTATGTCTAGCGTTAGGCAGAAAAAGGATTTAAATTGTACCTGTGTTTGTGAGCCACCTGAACCATTAGCCAGG GTACCTTACACAGAGAAACTTCTAAGGCGGGTTCGTACAGCTAATGAGATATCATCTGCTTCTTCTTTGGCATTAATACGCTGGTCAAGAATTGAGAGCAGATACCCTTCTGAGATTCATTACATAGAAAGGGAAACAGGACAGGAGTATGTAAAGAGGAAAGAAGATCTCAACAGGTTATGGTTTTGCTCAAACCCCCCTGTCACGAGATCCACAACTCATTTGCACCCACTTGAATCAGAGACATCCACTTACATGATCCACACCATTATTTTAGACTTCAGTATGGTGCACTTTGTTGATCTACAAGCTTCCTATCTGTTACGAGAG CTGTGTCACACATTTCAGAATATTGGCATCACACTCCTGATAGCTGCCTGTCATC CCACTGTGATAAGGACCTTTGAAAAGCATGACTTTTTTGACCAGTGTGTTACCAAAGCACGGTTCTTTCCAACCTTACATGACGCAGTACTCTATGCAGTGGAGCCAGAACTCTTGGAAGAGAcggtgccagtagaacctagtaTTATCCTGCCTGAGGAAGTGTTGGCTGAAGTAACTCTAAATGAGGAAAAG gATAGGAGTCAACACTCAGGGAGGAGTCCTCATTCAGATAGGAGGAGCATGCAGTCCAATGGGAACAGAGAAACTACCTCAATCAAAAGTGCACAGAGCGAAACTTACATTGATGAGCCCATATCAGATCTTTTCCGCACTTATTCTCTCCAGAGTGATATAGAGGCACTCCCTCAGCATGAAACATCTCCCATtgaggaagatgaagatgatcAAGATTGGGATGGAAAATGGAAATATAACAGTGATGTCTAA
- the SLC26A8 gene encoding testis anion transporter 1 isoform X2 codes for MGSNERQPLRVTYHINRKVYNEEEFQQDHDRKIYATSTRELDTPPTRRKIQCRFSWVLFRKFILNVFPFLNWLCSYRVTEWILGDIHAGINVGMVQIFQGLSGIVITGLPLPVINSFYSAFCCSLAYVIFGTSRHMSIGSFSILNAMVANFQNTLNLNLRMPFNGTVANFSDAAFMVSYMEVLTYTASTTFLVGIIQLLLCCIGLGFVTTYLSESLINAYLTAAALHVIISQFSFIFGIVIDFHSGPLAFFYNLVYYCMGLPKANSTSILLFLLSVLMLRVSKCIKITYKHSPVEFPMELLLIIVFTILSTHTHMYAESSMGVFSMAPQRFLHPTLPDFSNLKKILLHASSLAIVSYFLLIFVAKKYGNIHNYHIRHTQDLMAIGLCNVTSSFFKSFAVSCALSTTVIQEKTGGKTQLAALIGVSLMLAVVLKLGTYFQYLPNAVVAAIVLVNMFPFLEKFMDVPFLWRQDKYDFGIWIVTFLSVICLGLDIGLGISMGFAFFIISVRSHRMKMLTLGQIPNTNIYRSFSDYAEAIEIQGVKMFQCCASISTANMKHFKSYILHKMDLKAVPLDENEMRALISVSMSSVRQKKDLNCTCVCEPPEPLARVPYTEKLLRRVRTANEISSASSLALIRWSRIESRYPSEIHYIERETGQEYVKRKEDLNRLWFCSNPPVTRSTTHLHPLESETSTYMIHTIILDFSMVHFVDLQASYLLRELCHTFQNIGITLLIAACHLLYAVEPELLEETVPVEPSIILPEEVLAEVTLNEEKDRSQHSGRSPHSDRRSMQSNGNRETTSIKSAQSETYIDEPISDLFRTYSLQSDIEALPQHETSPIEEDEDDQDWDGKWKYNSDV; via the exons ATTCTCGTGGGTACTCTTCCGGAAGTTCATTCTCAACGTGTTTCCCTTTCTAAACTGGCTTTGTTCATATCGTGTCACTGAATGGATTTTAGGAGACATACACGCTGGCATAAATGTAGGGATGGTGCAGATTTTTCAAG GGCTATCAGGAATAGTGATAACCGGACTACCGCTACCAGTTATCAATagtttttattctgcattttgctgCTCTCTAGCATATGTCATATTTGGAACTTCACGTCATATGTCCATTG GTTCTTTCAGCATTTTGAATGCAATGGTGGCAAATTTTCAGAACACCCTTAATCTTAACTTAAGAATGCCATTTAACGGAACTGTGGCCAACTTCTCAGATGCAGCGTTTATGGTCAGTTATATGGAAGTATTAACATACACTGCATCTACGACATTTTTGGTTGGGATTATACAG CTGTTATTGTGCTGCATTGGCTTGGGTTTTGTCACAACATATCTTTCAGAAAGTCTCATCAATGCTTACCTCACTGCAGCAGCGCTACATGTTATTATCTCCCagttctccttcatttttgggaTTGTAATTGACTTCCATTCAGGACCCTTGGCATTTTTTTAC AACTTGGTATATTATTGCATGGGTCTCCCAAAAGCTAATTCCACCAGTATACTGCTCTTCTTGCTATCTGTACTAATGCTGAGAGTCAGCAAATGCATTAAGATAACTTACAAACATAGTCCCGTTGAGTTTCCTATGGAGCTTCTTTTG ATTATTGTGTTTACCATACTTTCCACCCACACCCATATGTACGCTGAATCCAGTATGGGAGTTTTTTCAATGGCCCCCCAGAG ATTTCTGCATCCTACATTACCTGACTTTTCAAAcctgaaaaagattttattgcACGCTTCATCCCTGGCCATAGTGAGCTATTTTCTTCTCATTTTTGTGGCAAAGAAGTATGGAAATATCCACAACTATCACATCAGACACACTCAG GACTTGATGGCAATTGGGCTATGCAATGTCaccagttcattttttaaaagttttgctgTCAGTTGTGCTCTTTCTACAACTGTTATTCAGGAGAAGACAGGTGGAAAAACTCAG ctTGCAGCTCTCATTGGAGTTTCCTTAATGTTGGCAGTTGTGTTAAAGCTGGGAACCTACTTCCAGTACCTTCCTAAT GCTGTTGTGGCTGCTATTGTACTGGTCAACATGTTCCCATTTCTTGAAAAATTTATGGATGTCCCTTTCTTGTGGAGGCAAGATAAATATGATTTT GGAATTTGGATCGTGACCTTTCTGTCTGTAATCTGTCTTGGTCTGGATATTGGCTTGGGAATTTCTATGGGATTTGCCTTCTTCATAATAAGTGTGCGGTCACACAG AATGAAGATGTTGACACTGGGTCAGATTCCAAACACCAATATTTATCGCAGTTTTTCTGACTATGCTGAG gCTATAGAGATTCAGGGGGTGAAAATGTTCCAGTGCTGTGCCTCCATTTCAACTGCAAATATGAAACATTTCAAATCCTACATTTTACATAAG ATGGACCTGAAGGCTGTGCCACTTGATGAAAATGAAATGAGAGCTTTGATCTCAGTCAGTATGTCTAGCGTTAGGCAGAAAAAGGATTTAAATTGTACCTGTGTTTGTGAGCCACCTGAACCATTAGCCAGG GTACCTTACACAGAGAAACTTCTAAGGCGGGTTCGTACAGCTAATGAGATATCATCTGCTTCTTCTTTGGCATTAATACGCTGGTCAAGAATTGAGAGCAGATACCCTTCTGAGATTCATTACATAGAAAGGGAAACAGGACAGGAGTATGTAAAGAGGAAAGAAGATCTCAACAGGTTATGGTTTTGCTCAAACCCCCCTGTCACGAGATCCACAACTCATTTGCACCCACTTGAATCAGAGACATCCACTTACATGATCCACACCATTATTTTAGACTTCAGTATGGTGCACTTTGTTGATCTACAAGCTTCCTATCTGTTACGAGAG CTGTGTCACACATTTCAGAATATTGGCATCACACTCCTGATAGCTGCCTGTCATC TACTCTATGCAGTGGAGCCAGAACTCTTGGAAGAGAcggtgccagtagaacctagtaTTATCCTGCCTGAGGAAGTGTTGGCTGAAGTAACTCTAAATGAGGAAAAG gATAGGAGTCAACACTCAGGGAGGAGTCCTCATTCAGATAGGAGGAGCATGCAGTCCAATGGGAACAGAGAAACTACCTCAATCAAAAGTGCACAGAGCGAAACTTACATTGATGAGCCCATATCAGATCTTTTCCGCACTTATTCTCTCCAGAGTGATATAGAGGCACTCCCTCAGCATGAAACATCTCCCATtgaggaagatgaagatgatcAAGATTGGGATGGAAAATGGAAATATAACAGTGATGTCTAA